The genomic DNA tggcccttttgccttcactctgcggtccagctcaccccaaaccatctcaattgggttcaggtctggtgactgtggagaccaggtcatctggcgtagcaccccatcactctccctcttagtcaaatagcccttacagagcctggaggtgtgtttggggtcaatgtcctgttgaaaaataaattatggtccaactaaacgcaaaccggatggaatagcacaccactgcaagatgctgtggtagacatgctggttctttatgccttcaattttgaataaatccctaacagtgtcaccagcaaagcacccccacaccatcacacctcctccatgcttcacggtgggaaccaggcatgtagagtccatccgtacaccttttctacaaagacacggtggttggatccaaagatctcaaatttggactcatcagaccaaagcacagatttccactggtctaatgtccattccttgtgttctctagcccaaacaagtctattctgcttgttgcctgtccttagcagtggtttcctagcagctattttactatgaagtcctgctgcacaaagtctcctattaacagttgttctagagattagaaggtgtgtccaaacttttggtctgtactgtacattatcAGCAATTGAGTGACTCAGATCCTCTCTTTTGTGTGAAGTGAGGAGGAGAAGGGTCAGGTTTAAGGTTGCCTATtgtagaggtgttacctgtcattgtaagtcTGCTTGTGCTGAAAATGAGACTTCTAAAAATTCTTCCTAAATTTTAGAAGAGTCTAAAATAGCCCCAGTGGCCGCTGTAAAAATTGCatggtttcttaaagggaacctgtcaccagttttttccctattaaaccaaaaatatccccttctgtagctcctgggctgcatcctaggaaggtgcaccttgttgctggccccccttgcagacccctaaaagaactttgtaaaatcttaccgtttctatgcaaatgagtttggttggtcaaatgggcgggctctaattcggctcctgtcccccctcctgccgctgttcgccgttctccagtcatgatttacatggatgatgccgccccacgctgctggagtctcgcgcaggcggatttcgctgtgcccctatcgcggggcAGAGCATAAAGTTTCCGTCGtgcttcggtcaccaggcactgCCGTATTCCCGTCTaaggcagtgctggtgataggggaggagtcagtgccagtggctctgttgggtgcaggctccgcccatccacttagctgtgttccttgggacctgcagtaccactggctgactgaggtggcgtgtgccttccagctggagtttccacctttcagctacagccaatgggaagacactataCCCTTCTAATTgctcctccagtctgctggtccCTGCCAGATATAGACTTGTAGTTCTGCTTATCTCTGGTTCACACTCTGCTCCTGAATTTCTAATCCCCGTGTTTGACCTCTGCCCATTCACTGatgactctcctgcctgccatgttctgtacttcgctgccatctctggtttgaccttagcctgaattCCTGATCACCCTCTTGCTTGCCGATTTTGTCCGTTTTTGTacttcctggttttgaccctgcctgatgatttTTGTTTCCTTGATtgtagccttccataggcagcaaccTCCTGGATCTCGTGTaactccaaatccctgtacaggggttaaagggtttcagggttcttgggatcctgctgagtggacggctaacctctagtctgtccatgacagccatcctgagaccaTGGTCCTGGGCAGATGTTACATCAGTCcactgtgagccgcttgcagtgtttgaacggatcACACTGGGGGTGACAACCGCATGATCAAATGTTGTGTGTACAGAAAAAATTATAGAAAAATCCTGCAGACCCTTCCCAGGAcgtgatctgtttatagctggttgtatgtgggtggagacccaaactgccaatcagtgacttccattggggttcggaTCAAGTCTGATCCTTTGGAGGTTCAGTTCGGCTGCACCTGCCGAACCAAACTGCCACAGCTTTACTCATCTGTAGTAGTGTGGCACAAAAGCTAAAACGTGTTTGTTTAAATTACTTTTTTCAGTTTATATCTAGCACTCTAATTCTGTTCACACTGCCTTACAAAAGTAAATGTGGTAACAACTGTACCTATATTAAAATTGTCAATATTCGTtccatatatataataaatatttgtCTTCTTGTTTCAGAACCTCCACGGCTGTTTATTGGTGTCCACATCAATAGGATCCCAGAAAATCAGGATCATGGAACCAAACTCTACTTCTTTAAGTCACTCCAATGGGACAAACCCCTTGAAAACTCACAGCCTCTGGGAAGTTATCACAATCGCGACAGTCAGTGCGGTTGTCAGTCTGATAACGATCGTTGGAAATATCCTTGTAATGGTTTCCTTTAAGGTAAACAGTCAACTGAAGACTGTGAACAATTACTACCTTCTAAGTTTGGCTTGTGCCGACCTCATCATCGGCATCTTCTCAATGAACCTTTACACGTCTTATATTTTAATTGGTCACTGGTCCTTGGGTAGCCTGGCTTGTGACCTCTGGCTTGCTCTGGATTATGTGGCCAGTAACGCTTCTGTGATGAACCTGTTGGTCATTAGTTTTGACAGATATTTTTCTATAACACGACCATTAACTTACAGGGCAAAACGCACACCTAAGAGGGCTGGGATAATGATTGGACTGGCTTGGTTTATTTCCTTTATTTTATGGGCTCCCGCAATCCTCTGCTGGCAATATTTTGTTGGAGAACGTACAGTGCCCCCTGAGGAATGTCAGATACAGTTTCTTTATGAACCAATAATCACTTTTGGAACGGCCATTGCTGCCTTTTATATCCCAGTGTCTGTCATGACAATTTTATACTGCCGTATCTACAAAGAAACAGAAAAGCGCACCAAAGATCTGGCAGAGTTGCAGGGCTCTGAGTCGGTGGCTGATTTTGAGATGATGAGGCCACAGGGGGCTCTCCTAAAATCTTGTTTCAGCTGCAAGCAGCAGACGCTCACCAAAAGAGAACGGTGTCAGGCCTCATGGTCATCATCCAGCCGCAGTACCTCTGCAACAGTCAAGATCTCGCACAGTCCCAACATCTGTAATGAGTGGGCGAAAGAGGACCAACTGACTACCTGCAGCAGCTACCCCTCTTCAGATGACGAGGACAAGCAAGCTAAGGAAGCCGTCTTCCAGGGTGCCTATCAGAACCAAACTGCAGCTCAAAAGGAAGAAGAAACCAAGCACATTCTCACAAAAGAGCAACCGGTGCTAAATGATTTTGATAACGAAAGATTTTTCTTAACTCCAGGTAAAAATCAAGCACAAAAGAGTCAAAAGTGTGTATCTTACAAATTTCGAATTGTCGTGAATGATGATGGATCTCAGGAGGTCAATAATGGGTGTAGAAAAGTAAAAATCACTCCTTGTTCATCTATGTCCAAAGGACATTCTTTAAGAAGCATGGACCCCCACTTCAGTAATCATATGACCAAACGCAAGAGGATGGTTCTCATCAAAGAGCGCAAAGCAGCGCAAACACTAAGTGCTATTCTCCTAGCTTTTATCATCACATGGACTCCTTACAACATCATGGTTCTGGTTTCAACTTTTTGCTCCAACTGCATCCCATCTTCACTTTGGCATCTAGGCTACTGGTTGTGCTACGTTAACAGTACGGTCAACCCTATTTGCTATGCTCTTTGCAACAAAACCTTTCGTAAGACATTTAAAATGCTGCTGCTTTGCCGTTGGAAAAAAAAAAGCGTGGAGGAAAAACTGTATTGGTATGCACAGCATCCTCCAAGCCATAACAAGCTGCCTTGAAAGCAATGTCTTATGGCAAGAACTAAGGATTTATGGTGCAGTCAATATCAGAGCAGAACTGGGGACTATTGAACGGCTAGTACAGTGTCGTGGAAATgcacttcccccccccccatttatAAATGCTGTGTTGACTGTTGACCACATTGCTGTGTTTAGCCAATGCTTTGTATGCATTTGTGGTGAACAGTGGAAAATATACGCCCTAAGAAAATCACTGTAAAGCAATTGAACCACCCATCTCTCTCCTACTAGATAATTGGTCTCTAATGCCTTTTGATATGGATTTAGTTTTGAGCGCCGCTGCATGCTGGTGGCTTCAAGAAACCTCCTAAAGTCAAAAATATGAAATAAGTGCACAAGGGACAGAACTGAGCTTTCCGGAAGAAGAAGCTCCAGCCTTTTTATAGAGTTAGGAAGCCTATCAATTGTTATCATGTTATTGTGCGAACAGTGGGATTCAGTCATTGTGAGTGCTACACATGATATGCTGCTTTTAATATGACGACTTCTTAATATTTGATGTTGTACAGTCAGGAGCAGTTCTAGATAACTGGAACCTGTTCTCCTAAAATTAATTTAATATCAGTGACAAAGTGTCAAATGTTCTAAGGAATAAAATGTCCTTACATCGTAttagcaaaaaagaaaaagaaaaaaaacagaaacaaaCGCTAAAAATGTTACCGTTCTCTTGTATGGTGAGAAGTGACAACTTTGTACCTGTCCAGTAATACTCCCGTAAAGTTTGTTTCCTGTTCTCTGTTTATGTTTACATGTATCCCAACTTTAATTTACTTTTAATGGGGTCAGTATAAGGTAATGCATCAATGTAACTGACTTAAGAAGATTTATGGATTAACAACTTGATATAGTAAACAACAAATCTGAATAGTTGGTTTGTCAATTATTAAAGCAGTATCAAGTTTTCTAatcttttccatttttattttttgcatacaAAATATGAGTCAAATCATTTAATAAAAATATTCCCAAAACTTGTTTATTTACCTTTACCAGCAAGTCAGTAAGTATTTTAGATAGTGTTTTGTCTACTGACTAAATTACTTTTCCTTCTCATGTGATGATTGTATGAACAGAACAAAGATTGAATATTAACATCAACTTTCACCTACACTCTTTACATTATCTAACAATGAGTACTACACACTAAAATGTCTATACTAAAAGGAGTGTATAATCAGAAAATGAGCTATTGTTTATAAATTAGGTTATTGTGTTTCACATATTTATTTGTTTTAAAATAGCAATGGGTGTTTTTGTTTCTTCATATTGtgatttttattaaagggaacctgtcaggtgcaatatgcacccagaaccacgagcagttctgggtgcatattcctaatccatGCCTATCTTTCCCtgtatctacagtcatggccaaaagttttgagaatgacaccaaaattatattttcacatgatctgttgccctctggtttttaattgtgtttgtctgatgtttacatcacatacagaaatataattgcaatcatattatgagtaccaaaaggttatattgacagaatgagttaatgcagcaagtcagtatttgcagtgttgacccttcttgttcaggacctctgcaattctcgctggcatgctctcaatcatcttctggagcaaatcctgactgatagctgtccattcttgcataagcaatgcttgcattttgccagaatttgtccacccgtctcttgatgattgcccacaagttctcaatgggattaagatctggggagtttccaagccatggacccaaaatctctatgttttgttccatgagccatttagtgatcacctttgctttatggcaaggtgctccatcatgctggaaaaggcattgttgggggccaaactgctcttggacagttgggagaagttgctcttggaggacattctggttaccattctttattcatggctgtgtttttaggcaagactgtgagtggtgcgattcccttggctgagaagcaatcccacacatgaatggtttcaggatacttaacagttggcatgagacaagactggtggtagcgctcacctcttcttctcctaataagctgttttacagatgtcccaaacaatcgaaaaggggattcatctgagaaaattactttatcccagtcctcagcagtccactccctgtaccttttgcagaatatcagtcggtccctgatgttttttctggagagaagtggcttatttgctgccctccttgaaaccaggccttgctcaagcagtctccgcctcacagtgcgtgcagaagcactcacaccagcctgctgccattgctgagctagctcggcactgctggtagtccgatcccgcagctgaaacaattttaagatacggtcctggcatttgctggtccttcttgggcgccctggagcctttttggcaacaatggaagctctc from Anomaloglossus baeobatrachus isolate aAnoBae1 chromosome 12, aAnoBae1.hap1, whole genome shotgun sequence includes the following:
- the CHRM5 gene encoding muscarinic acetylcholine receptor M5 yields the protein MEPNSTSLSHSNGTNPLKTHSLWEVITIATVSAVVSLITIVGNILVMVSFKVNSQLKTVNNYYLLSLACADLIIGIFSMNLYTSYILIGHWSLGSLACDLWLALDYVASNASVMNLLVISFDRYFSITRPLTYRAKRTPKRAGIMIGLAWFISFILWAPAILCWQYFVGERTVPPEECQIQFLYEPIITFGTAIAAFYIPVSVMTILYCRIYKETEKRTKDLAELQGSESVADFEMMRPQGALLKSCFSCKQQTLTKRERCQASWSSSSRSTSATVKISHSPNICNEWAKEDQLTTCSSYPSSDDEDKQAKEAVFQGAYQNQTAAQKEEETKHILTKEQPVLNDFDNERFFLTPGKNQAQKSQKCVSYKFRIVVNDDGSQEVNNGCRKVKITPCSSMSKGHSLRSMDPHFSNHMTKRKRMVLIKERKAAQTLSAILLAFIITWTPYNIMVLVSTFCSNCIPSSLWHLGYWLCYVNSTVNPICYALCNKTFRKTFKMLLLCRWKKKSVEEKLYWYAQHPPSHNKLP